One genomic region from Haloarcula taiwanensis encodes:
- a CDS encoding nucleoside hydrolase: MSRKVFFDTDPGCDDAVMLAMALGHEAIDVVGLSTVCGNTTIENTTRNAHAILGLGGYDVPVSRGCGRPLVDDLTTAEWIHGENGLHGDIPDSEGDTRDIHGADAIVEAAREYGDELTIAAVGPLPNLAMALAKEPRLPDLVEDIYLMGGAAMTTGNVTPMAEANFHNDPAAASRVLQDATTRMVGLDVTNRATVAPEFIEEFRTAGGIRGTVAEWLDYRPDSGTYPLADAPAIHDAAVVADIIDESVLTFEEYYLDVDTTGGPCHGAVICDEYGTTDNEPNSEVAVDIDVDRYREVLETGVRAYAAD; the protein is encoded by the coding sequence ATGTCACGGAAAGTCTTCTTCGATACGGACCCCGGCTGCGACGACGCGGTCATGCTGGCAATGGCGCTCGGTCACGAGGCAATTGATGTGGTCGGTCTCTCGACTGTTTGCGGAAACACGACTATCGAGAACACGACGCGAAACGCACACGCGATACTGGGTCTCGGTGGCTACGATGTTCCGGTGTCTCGGGGCTGTGGTCGCCCACTCGTCGACGACCTCACGACTGCCGAGTGGATTCACGGCGAGAACGGACTCCACGGCGATATCCCCGACAGTGAGGGCGACACACGTGATATCCACGGGGCCGACGCAATCGTCGAAGCCGCCCGCGAGTACGGAGACGAACTGACGATTGCAGCCGTCGGTCCGCTTCCGAACCTGGCAATGGCACTGGCAAAGGAACCCCGGTTACCCGACCTCGTCGAGGATATCTATCTCATGGGCGGGGCGGCGATGACGACCGGAAACGTGACACCGATGGCCGAGGCCAACTTCCACAACGACCCCGCGGCAGCCAGTCGCGTCCTGCAAGACGCCACTACCCGGATGGTCGGGCTAGACGTGACTAACCGCGCTACCGTCGCTCCCGAGTTCATCGAGGAGTTCCGCACGGCCGGTGGCATCCGGGGGACCGTCGCCGAGTGGCTCGACTACCGGCCCGACTCCGGAACCTACCCGCTGGCCGACGCGCCGGCCATCCACGACGCCGCTGTCGTCGCTGACATCATCGACGAGTCGGTGCTCACTTTCGAGGAGTACTACCTCGACGTGGACACGACCGGCGGCCCCTGCCACGGGGCAGTCATCTGCGACGAGTACGGCACGACCGACAATGAGCCAAACAGCGAGGTAGCCGTCGACATCGACGTGGACCGCTACCGTGAGGTTCTCGAAACTGGCGTCAGAGCGTACGCAGCGGACTGA
- a CDS encoding aldehyde dehydrogenase family protein, with protein MTQTYENYIGGEWTGTGETQDVTNPADETDIVSTVPVGSAADADEAVAAAAGATDEWAGMSGPERGAILRETGEILKSRKDKLAETLTREEGKPLGEAEGEVQRAIDIFYYYAEKARDFGGTVKQPSGGRAGLQTKKEPMGVAALITPWNYPIAIPAWKIAPALAVGNTVVIKPAMQAPTVGAMIVEALDEAGIPDGAINLVCGPGSEVGERLTTHDDVDVVSFTGSASVGEHVYEQATSNGKRAQAEMGGKNPTVVMPSADVDKAADIVGAGAFGGTGQACTATSRAIVHEDVYDEFLDAVVDYAESLEVGNGLDRAGMGPHVSEDELAGSLEYVDIAQSEGATLETGGEELTGGEYDAGNFISPAVFADVESDMRIAQEEVFGPVLAVIPVSDFDEGVEVANDIDYGLSASIVTDRIEEENEFIERSESGVVKVNEKTTGLELHVPFGGLKRSSTNTYREQGDAGLEFFSYIKTVYRNS; from the coding sequence ATGACGCAGACGTATGAGAACTATATCGGCGGTGAGTGGACCGGAACCGGGGAGACACAGGACGTCACGAATCCAGCAGACGAAACGGACATCGTCAGCACGGTTCCGGTGGGCTCGGCGGCAGACGCCGACGAGGCAGTCGCGGCCGCAGCGGGTGCGACGGATGAGTGGGCCGGGATGTCTGGTCCGGAGCGCGGTGCGATCCTGCGTGAGACCGGTGAAATCCTGAAATCCCGGAAAGACAAGCTGGCGGAGACACTGACCCGCGAAGAGGGAAAGCCGCTCGGCGAGGCCGAGGGCGAGGTTCAGCGTGCGATTGATATCTTCTATTACTACGCGGAGAAGGCCCGCGACTTCGGCGGAACCGTCAAACAGCCCAGCGGCGGCCGTGCCGGCCTACAGACGAAAAAAGAGCCGATGGGCGTCGCAGCGCTCATTACGCCGTGGAACTATCCCATCGCGATCCCGGCCTGGAAGATTGCGCCGGCACTCGCGGTCGGCAACACCGTTGTCATCAAGCCCGCGATGCAGGCACCGACCGTCGGCGCGATGATTGTCGAGGCGCTGGACGAGGCCGGGATTCCGGACGGCGCTATCAACCTGGTCTGTGGCCCCGGTAGCGAGGTCGGTGAGCGGCTGACCACCCACGACGACGTTGACGTGGTCTCGTTCACCGGCAGTGCCTCGGTCGGCGAGCACGTCTACGAACAGGCAACGAGCAACGGGAAGCGTGCGCAGGCAGAGATGGGCGGGAAGAACCCGACGGTCGTCATGCCGAGCGCCGACGTGGACAAGGCGGCTGACATCGTGGGTGCCGGGGCCTTCGGCGGAACGGGTCAGGCCTGTACGGCGACCTCCCGAGCTATCGTCCACGAGGACGTGTACGACGAGTTCCTGGACGCCGTCGTCGACTACGCCGAGTCCCTCGAAGTCGGAAACGGCCTCGACCGGGCCGGCATGGGCCCACACGTCAGTGAAGACGAACTCGCGGGGAGTCTGGAGTACGTCGACATCGCACAGTCGGAGGGGGCAACCCTCGAAACGGGCGGCGAGGAACTCACCGGCGGCGAGTACGACGCCGGGAACTTCATCTCGCCGGCGGTGTTCGCCGATGTCGAGTCGGATATGCGCATTGCACAGGAAGAGGTGTTCGGACCGGTGCTCGCTGTTATTCCCGTCTCCGACTTCGACGAGGGTGTCGAAGTTGCCAACGACATCGACTACGGGCTCTCGGCCAGCATTGTCACCGACCGAATCGAGGAGGAAAACGAGTTCATCGAACGCTCCGAGTCCGGCGTGGTCAAGGTCAACGAGAAGACGACCGGCCTAGAACTGCACGTTCCCTTCGGCGGCCTCAAGCGCTCCTCGACGAACACCTACCGCGAGCAGGGCGACGCGGGACTGGAGTTCTTCAGCTACATCAAGACGGTGTACCGCAACAGCTAA
- a CDS encoding MBL fold metallo-hydrolase, whose translation MVQSTWDDWFVRDEIEATDPGDGVVVWYLGCNGFVLRSQSTTLYIDPYFGTGDPPNLIRMIPVPMDPADATECDATLVTHEHIDHMHPPSYGPLVEDLDADLYAPSASYDSPDYDGEMRVPDGQRNEIAVGDEFVVGDFTIHVTGTNDPDAIEPVGYVIEHDAGTFFHAGDSRPAEGFTGVGERFDIDVGALAFGTVGSIYEPEPDSGVRTKWYMDENEIIEAANQLQLSRLLPAHHDMWQGEAGDPKVLHEHAVSFDYPRVIEPLYIGCSVRLGEPGIRRLDALD comes from the coding sequence ATGGTTCAGTCAACGTGGGACGACTGGTTCGTCCGCGACGAGATTGAAGCGACAGACCCCGGCGACGGTGTCGTGGTCTGGTATCTCGGCTGTAACGGTTTCGTGCTCCGCTCGCAGTCGACGACGCTGTACATCGACCCTTACTTCGGGACTGGCGACCCACCGAACCTCATCCGCATGATTCCGGTACCGATGGATCCCGCCGATGCGACCGAGTGTGATGCCACACTCGTCACGCACGAACATATCGACCACATGCATCCGCCGTCGTACGGCCCGCTGGTCGAGGACCTCGACGCGGACCTGTATGCACCGTCGGCATCGTATGACTCCCCGGACTACGACGGTGAGATGCGGGTGCCTGACGGGCAGCGCAACGAAATCGCCGTCGGTGATGAGTTCGTTGTCGGTGATTTCACCATCCACGTTACCGGGACGAACGACCCTGACGCCATCGAACCGGTGGGGTACGTCATCGAGCACGACGCTGGGACGTTCTTCCACGCCGGCGACAGCCGGCCCGCAGAGGGGTTTACCGGCGTTGGCGAACGGTTCGACATCGACGTGGGCGCGCTGGCGTTTGGAACCGTCGGCTCTATCTACGAGCCTGAACCGGACAGCGGTGTCAGAACGAAGTGGTACATGGACGAAAACGAGATCATCGAGGCCGCGAACCAGCTGCAGCTATCCCGGTTGCTTCCCGCGCATCACGATATGTGGCAGGGCGAGGCCGGCGACCCGAAAGTGCTTCACGAGCACGCGGTGTCGTTCGACTACCCCCGGGTCATCGAACCGCTGTACATCGGCTGTTCGGTGCGGCTGGGTGAGCCCGGGATTCGTCGCCTCGACGCGCTGGACTGA
- a CDS encoding mandelate racemase, whose protein sequence is MSPTITKIESREFEYPLEDVGTDKHGFNLVYAPGETTTRKLFGVQVHTEEGITGEYVGGNSPAAAQYNIIAQYLIGKDPLKREKHWSECKRALRKYDRMGIGPIDIALWDFAGKYYDAPIHELLGTYRERIPAYASTYHGDDAGGLDSPEAFADFAEDCRDEGFGGFKIHGWGGGDDARSLDREVEAVHAVGDAVGDEMDLMHDPACELETFADALELGRALDEQDFFWYEDPFRDGGISQHAHKKLAQKLDTPILQTEHIRGLEIKSDFAASEATDFLRADPEYDAGITGAIKVARMAEAFGLDVEFHAPGPAQRHCIAACRNSNYYEMALVHPDCQNTQPPVYEGGYSDLMDAVDDDGTVSVPDGPGLGVEYDWDYIADNTTGSVHVYE, encoded by the coding sequence ATGTCGCCAACGATAACGAAAATCGAAAGCCGAGAGTTCGAGTACCCCCTCGAAGATGTGGGGACCGACAAGCACGGCTTCAATCTGGTCTATGCGCCGGGCGAGACAACCACGCGGAAACTATTCGGCGTACAGGTTCATACTGAGGAGGGAATCACGGGCGAGTACGTCGGCGGCAATTCGCCGGCAGCCGCCCAGTACAACATCATCGCACAGTACCTCATCGGTAAAGACCCGCTGAAACGCGAGAAGCACTGGTCCGAATGCAAGCGCGCACTCCGGAAATACGACCGGATGGGCATCGGCCCAATCGACATCGCGCTGTGGGACTTCGCCGGCAAGTACTACGACGCGCCGATTCACGAACTGCTCGGAACCTACCGCGAGCGCATCCCCGCCTACGCCTCCACGTATCACGGCGACGACGCCGGCGGACTGGACTCGCCCGAGGCCTTCGCCGACTTCGCCGAAGACTGTCGCGACGAGGGCTTTGGCGGCTTCAAGATTCACGGCTGGGGCGGCGGCGACGACGCCCGGAGTCTCGACCGCGAGGTCGAGGCGGTCCACGCTGTCGGCGACGCGGTCGGCGACGAGATGGACCTGATGCACGACCCGGCCTGCGAACTGGAGACGTTCGCCGACGCACTGGAACTTGGCCGGGCGCTCGATGAGCAGGACTTCTTCTGGTACGAGGACCCGTTCCGCGACGGCGGTATCTCACAGCACGCACACAAGAAGCTGGCACAGAAACTCGATACGCCGATTCTCCAGACCGAACACATCCGCGGACTGGAGATCAAATCCGACTTCGCCGCCAGCGAGGCGACCGACTTCCTCCGGGCCGACCCCGAGTACGATGCGGGTATCACCGGCGCGATTAAGGTGGCCCGGATGGCCGAAGCGTTCGGGCTGGACGTGGAGTTCCACGCGCCCGGTCCGGCACAGCGTCACTGCATCGCCGCCTGCCGGAACTCGAACTACTACGAAATGGCGCTTGTCCACCCGGACTGCCAGAACACCCAGCCGCCGGTGTACGAGGGGGGCTACTCCGACCTGATGGATGCGGTCGACGACGACGGGACGGTCAGTGTTCCTGACGGCCCCGGCCTCGGCGTGGAGTACGACTGGGACTACATCGCGGACAACACTACCGGAAGCGTCCACGTCTACGAATAG
- a CDS encoding excinuclease ABC subunit C has protein sequence MDADEVRERAGSLPREPGVYLFEQGRDDTRRVLYVGKAVDLCDRVRSYADPRSERIAKMVERAETIDFAVTDTETQALLLEANLIKRHRPPYNVRLKDDKSYPLVQLTDHAVPRIEVTRDPEDGATIYGPFTDKGRVETVVKALRETYGLRGCSDHKYSNRDRPCLDYEMGICTAPCTGEISETEYAEDVEAVTRYFEGETGVLADPLRREMETAAQNQEFERAANLRDKLGAVEALHGEGDTAVSDSGGSQTTDVLGAAIEGERAIVARLHAEGGKLVERDRHTLEAPDGEGTAGVYQAFIPQYYAERDLPDRILCAESPADPDIEAWLESEGVTLGVPGAGREATLVDLALKNARQRGGTDDESGRLADALGIDHPSRIEGFDVSHAQGRSAVGSNVTFVDGSPAKSDYRRKKLTERNDDYANMRELVRWRALRAVEGRDDRPDPDLLLIDGGDGQLGAARDALAETGWDVPAVALAKDEEMVITPDRVYDWDDDAPQLHLLQRVRDEAHRFAVQYHQTLRDDVSTTLDEVPGIGPETRKRLLRRFGSVDNVRTASDEELTAIDGIGEQTAETIRTRLQ, from the coding sequence AGGTCCGAGAACGCGCGGGGTCGTTGCCACGGGAGCCCGGCGTGTACCTGTTTGAACAGGGCCGGGACGACACGCGCCGGGTCCTCTACGTCGGGAAAGCCGTCGACCTGTGCGACCGCGTGCGCTCTTACGCAGATCCGCGGAGCGAGCGCATCGCCAAGATGGTCGAACGGGCCGAGACCATCGACTTCGCCGTCACCGACACCGAGACACAGGCACTGTTGCTGGAAGCGAACCTCATCAAGCGCCACCGACCGCCCTACAACGTCCGGCTGAAAGACGACAAGTCCTACCCGCTGGTCCAGTTGACAGACCACGCCGTCCCCCGCATCGAGGTGACCCGTGACCCCGAGGACGGCGCGACCATCTACGGGCCGTTCACCGACAAGGGGCGGGTTGAGACGGTGGTGAAGGCCTTGCGGGAGACGTACGGACTGCGGGGCTGTTCCGACCACAAGTACAGCAACCGGGACCGGCCCTGTCTGGACTACGAGATGGGCATCTGTACCGCGCCCTGCACCGGCGAGATCAGCGAGACCGAATACGCCGAGGACGTCGAAGCCGTCACCCGATATTTCGAAGGCGAGACCGGCGTGCTCGCGGACCCGCTGCGCCGCGAGATGGAGACCGCCGCACAGAACCAAGAGTTCGAACGCGCAGCGAACCTCCGGGACAAGCTCGGGGCCGTCGAGGCGCTCCACGGCGAGGGCGACACCGCCGTCAGCGACTCCGGGGGGTCCCAGACGACGGACGTGCTCGGGGCCGCCATCGAGGGCGAGCGCGCCATCGTCGCCCGGCTCCACGCCGAGGGCGGCAAGCTCGTCGAACGGGACCGCCACACGCTCGAAGCGCCAGACGGCGAGGGAACCGCCGGCGTGTACCAGGCGTTCATCCCGCAGTACTACGCCGAACGCGACCTCCCGGATCGGATTCTCTGTGCCGAGTCCCCCGCCGACCCGGACATCGAGGCGTGGCTGGAAAGCGAGGGCGTCACGCTCGGGGTGCCCGGGGCCGGTCGGGAGGCGACGCTGGTCGACCTCGCACTGAAGAACGCCCGTCAGCGCGGCGGGACCGACGACGAGAGCGGCCGTCTGGCCGACGCGCTGGGTATCGACCACCCGAGCCGCATCGAGGGGTTCGATGTGAGCCACGCCCAGGGCCGGTCGGCCGTCGGCTCGAACGTCACCTTCGTCGACGGCTCCCCGGCAAAGAGCGACTACCGCCGGAAGAAGCTCACCGAGCGAAACGACGACTACGCGAACATGCGCGAACTCGTTCGCTGGCGGGCGCTACGCGCCGTCGAAGGCCGGGACGACCGGCCGGACCCGGACCTGCTGCTCATCGACGGCGGCGACGGCCAGCTCGGGGCGGCCCGCGACGCGCTGGCCGAGACCGGCTGGGACGTGCCGGCCGTCGCACTCGCAAAAGACGAGGAGATGGTCATCACGCCCGACCGCGTGTACGACTGGGACGACGACGCCCCGCAACTCCACCTGCTTCAGCGGGTTCGTGACGAAGCACACCGCTTTGCCGTGCAGTACCACCAGACGCTGCGGGACGACGTGTCGACGACGCTGGACGAGGTGCCCGGAATCGGCCCCGAGACGCGGAAGCGACTGCTCCGACGCTTCGGCAGCGTGGACAACGTCAGGACGGCCTCCGACGAGGAACTGACGGCCATCGACGGTATCGGCGAGCAAACCGCGGAAACGATTCGGACTCGGCTACAGTGA
- a CDS encoding fumarylacetoacetase produces MRIARLLTDRGPVTGEYVDGVIHADDGQYVVGRDGRLLPPCEPTALYCVGRNYAATNDQMDYDRPEEPDFFIKPPAALLAHEQDIPYPPFTDELTYAGELAAVIDKRCHDIDPADVPDAVRGYTVLNDVDALDQQGRTARKAFDGSGPLGPWIETDVDPTSTDMYTDINDERRQSANTREMLFGPHEVVAYLSERFTFRPGDVIAFGSPANPGTVAPGDTIEITYDGVGTLRNSVVEP; encoded by the coding sequence ATGCGAATCGCACGACTTCTGACGGACCGTGGACCGGTTACCGGCGAATACGTCGACGGCGTCATCCACGCTGACGATGGGCAGTACGTGGTTGGCCGCGACGGGCGGCTGCTCCCGCCGTGTGAACCGACCGCGCTGTACTGCGTCGGTCGGAACTACGCCGCTACGAACGACCAGATGGATTACGACCGCCCCGAGGAACCGGACTTCTTCATCAAGCCGCCGGCGGCGCTACTCGCCCATGAGCAGGACATTCCTTACCCGCCGTTCACCGATGAACTCACCTACGCAGGCGAGCTGGCCGCAGTCATAGACAAGCGGTGTCACGATATCGATCCCGCTGACGTTCCCGACGCGGTCAGGGGATACACGGTCCTGAACGATGTCGATGCGCTGGACCAGCAGGGTCGAACCGCGCGAAAAGCCTTCGATGGTTCTGGGCCGCTGGGGCCGTGGATCGAGACTGACGTTGATCCCACCAGCACCGATATGTACACGGACATCAACGATGAGCGCCGCCAGTCCGCCAACACCCGCGAGATGCTGTTCGGGCCCCACGAAGTTGTCGCGTACCTCTCGGAGCGGTTCACGTTCCGCCCCGGCGACGTCATCGCCTTCGGTAGCCCGGCCAACCCGGGGACTGTCGCGCCCGGCGACACAATCGAAATAACCTACGACGGCGTCGGCACGCTCCGGAACTCGGTTGTTGAGCCGTAG
- a CDS encoding heat-shock protein HtpX, which yields MAVTRRLLVGIVGLVSLLVYLMAAYVGYVLLLPVWNSRPSPLLAALVILGTAIVLGILNYWAATAQLKRSLDAVELSRTRAPELHRRLDGLVDQMDVDTPTLLLAELPVPNAFAIGGGAGAIVLDRRLFQLLSPAEFEALLGHELAHLETRDALVQTVAYSLVQTLVGLVGLVLFPIVVLVGGVARSLALVRGDPSSWSRSWLGRTQRYSLQVVAGLGFAVTLLILSYSRRRELAADDRAVEVTGNPVGLARALVKIEQASKPDPGLLRQLYVHGETDSNLSRLLSTHPPMDERIQRLQERVQGNSMRARELSNDRR from the coding sequence ATGGCTGTGACCCGACGGCTACTCGTGGGCATCGTCGGGCTGGTGTCGCTGCTGGTCTATCTCATGGCTGCATACGTGGGGTACGTGCTGCTGTTGCCAGTGTGGAACAGCCGCCCGTCACCACTGTTGGCCGCGCTGGTCATTCTCGGGACCGCGATCGTTCTCGGCATCTTGAACTACTGGGCTGCAACAGCGCAACTCAAGCGGTCCCTCGATGCAGTCGAACTCTCGCGGACGCGTGCACCGGAACTCCACCGCCGTCTTGACGGGCTTGTCGATCAGATGGATGTCGACACACCGACGCTGCTACTGGCGGAGCTACCAGTCCCGAACGCGTTTGCCATCGGTGGCGGAGCCGGAGCTATCGTCCTCGACAGACGGCTGTTCCAGCTGTTGTCCCCAGCAGAATTCGAGGCTCTTCTGGGGCATGAACTCGCGCATCTGGAGACCCGTGATGCACTCGTTCAGACCGTCGCGTACAGCCTCGTCCAGACGCTTGTCGGACTCGTCGGCCTCGTGTTATTTCCCATCGTGGTGCTGGTCGGTGGTGTCGCCCGGTCGCTCGCACTGGTGCGTGGCGACCCGTCGTCGTGGTCGCGCTCCTGGCTTGGGCGGACACAGCGGTACTCGCTGCAGGTCGTTGCCGGTCTCGGATTCGCCGTGACACTGCTGATACTCAGCTACTCCAGACGTCGTGAGTTGGCAGCCGACGACCGCGCGGTCGAGGTTACGGGGAATCCCGTTGGGCTCGCCCGGGCCCTCGTGAAAATCGAACAGGCGTCGAAGCCGGATCCGGGACTCCTGCGACAACTATACGTTCACGGCGAAACGGACAGCAATCTGTCACGCCTCCTGTCGACGCATCCGCCGATGGACGAGCGAATACAGCGGCTACAGGAGCGGGTGCAGGGTAATTCTATGAGAGCACGCGAACTATCGAACGACCGTCGGTAG
- a CDS encoding glucose-fructose oxidoreductase, with amino-acid sequence MNVDALTGGFDRRDWQEQTETDDPVRFAMIGVGWWTTEQAMPAVDAGDLCETTVLVSSDREKAADVAADSETVEHAITYEEFHDGVASDAYDAVYIVTPNALHLPYVETAAELDKAILCEKPMEATIERAERMVDVCDEHDATLMIAYRMHTEPAVRRAKDLIDEGYIGEPLFVHGNMTEPILELVPDPDQWRLDGELSGGCAVMDIGIYPLNTSRFLLDADPVAVRGTVASVQEEFADVPDEHGAFQLDFPGHVYAVCTASQNAHLDSHISVLGTEGKVRVEPAFYPWDDRALQLSHEGTTVDIGFEQIDQMEEEFEYFAHCLLTDTEPYADGEHGLVDINTIKAVYEASETESTVTLD; translated from the coding sequence ATGAACGTTGACGCGCTCACGGGAGGGTTCGACCGTCGAGACTGGCAGGAACAGACAGAAACTGACGACCCCGTTCGGTTTGCGATGATCGGCGTCGGCTGGTGGACGACCGAACAGGCGATGCCCGCCGTCGACGCGGGAGATCTCTGTGAAACAACGGTACTGGTCAGCAGTGACCGCGAAAAGGCAGCCGATGTAGCCGCTGATTCGGAGACGGTCGAACACGCGATCACCTACGAAGAGTTCCACGACGGAGTCGCGAGTGACGCATACGACGCCGTCTACATCGTTACCCCGAACGCGCTCCACCTCCCGTACGTCGAGACGGCAGCAGAACTGGATAAGGCGATCCTCTGTGAGAAACCGATGGAGGCCACCATCGAGCGTGCCGAGCGAATGGTCGACGTCTGTGACGAACACGACGCGACGCTGATGATCGCCTACCGGATGCACACCGAGCCAGCCGTCCGGCGAGCGAAGGATCTCATCGACGAGGGATACATCGGCGAACCGCTGTTCGTCCACGGCAACATGACCGAGCCGATCCTCGAACTCGTCCCCGACCCCGACCAGTGGCGGCTGGACGGGGAGCTGTCCGGCGGCTGTGCCGTCATGGATATCGGCATCTATCCGCTGAACACGAGCCGATTCCTGCTGGATGCCGACCCCGTGGCCGTCCGGGGAACCGTCGCATCGGTGCAGGAGGAGTTCGCCGACGTGCCGGACGAGCACGGCGCGTTCCAGCTAGATTTCCCCGGCCACGTGTACGCAGTGTGTACTGCCAGCCAGAACGCACATCTCGATAGCCACATCTCCGTACTCGGAACTGAAGGCAAGGTCCGCGTCGAACCGGCCTTCTACCCATGGGACGACCGTGCGCTCCAGTTGTCTCACGAGGGGACGACTGTCGACATCGGCTTCGAACAGATCGACCAGATGGAAGAGGAGTTCGAGTACTTCGCCCACTGTCTACTGACCGACACCGAACCCTACGCCGACGGAGAGCACGGCCTCGTCGACATCAACACTATCAAAGCCGTCTACGAGGCCTCCGAGACAGAGTCGACGGTCACGCTCGATTGA